One window from the genome of Salisaeta longa DSM 21114 encodes:
- a CDS encoding BrxA/BrxB family bacilliredoxin, giving the protein MRAELTQLGVDELKTPADVDAAFDAADGTMLLVVNSVCGCAAGNARPAVAMAREADVQPDRYVTVFAGQDLEATKHVRDTYLPGIPPSSPFMALFRNGEPVYIIERKHIEGRSANAIAADLKHAFEAYCTDEEPPSDAPTHPADPRTASNDNVPSTFRSIM; this is encoded by the coding sequence ATGCGTGCAGAGCTTACGCAGTTGGGCGTTGACGAATTGAAGACGCCGGCGGACGTGGACGCTGCATTTGACGCGGCCGACGGTACGATGCTCCTCGTGGTGAACTCGGTGTGCGGATGCGCGGCCGGCAACGCCCGCCCGGCGGTCGCGATGGCCCGCGAGGCCGACGTGCAACCCGACCGCTACGTAACGGTGTTTGCGGGGCAAGACCTGGAGGCCACCAAGCACGTGCGCGATACCTACCTGCCCGGCATCCCGCCGTCGTCGCCGTTCATGGCCCTCTTCCGCAACGGAGAGCCCGTGTATATCATCGAGCGGAAGCACATTGAAGGGCGTAGCGCCAACGCCATTGCGGCGGACCTAAAGCACGCGTTTGAGGCGTATTGCACAGACGAGGAACCGCCGTCCGATGCGCCCACGCATCCGGCCGATCCGCGCACGGCGTCCAACGACAACGTGCCGTCCACTTTCCGTTCCATCATGTAG
- a CDS encoding TrkH family potassium uptake protein has translation MRDIDTWDLSKGVLHVPVVVRTMGGLLLFLAAALLVPALTGAYYLEMQAALSFFTTATVAGALGGAAWWGIDDPGEDALRVREGFVIVALAWAVLSAVGALPFIFGGVLESYTDAYFETISGFTTTGATIFGGGGNMAISAMPRAHMLWRSLAHWMGGMGIIVLTLAILPILGVGGMQLFKAEVPGPSADKLTPRIRETARKLWLIYVAITGVQIALLTPAIGLFEAVNHAFATMATGGFSTQDASVAGLQSVYVEWVIIVFMFLAGMNFVLHFRLLRGNVGIVAKDTELRTYAGIVGGAALLITVATWRPLADLHGAAFAPVYEGFHEAVRVALFQVISLVTTTGFATADYELWPPLAIGVVFLLFFVGGMAGSTGGGVKVIRHVLLYKNSFKDLRQLVHPQAILPVRLNGSVVPDDVMRNVLSFMVCYAGLIAVGTFLLFCTGVDLLTAIGGVLSCLGNIGPGFGTLGPTENYAHLSMFAKWVLSFLMLAGRLELFTVLVLFAPTFWRP, from the coding sequence ATGCGTGATATCGATACCTGGGATTTGTCGAAGGGCGTGCTGCACGTGCCGGTGGTGGTGCGCACGATGGGCGGGCTGCTGCTCTTTTTAGCGGCCGCCCTGCTCGTGCCTGCGCTCACGGGGGCGTATTACCTCGAAATGCAGGCCGCGCTCAGCTTTTTCACGACGGCGACCGTTGCCGGGGCGTTGGGCGGCGCCGCTTGGTGGGGCATCGACGATCCGGGCGAGGACGCGCTGCGGGTGCGCGAGGGCTTCGTGATCGTGGCCCTGGCCTGGGCCGTGCTCTCGGCCGTTGGTGCCCTTCCGTTCATCTTTGGCGGCGTATTGGAGAGCTACACCGACGCCTATTTTGAAACGATCAGCGGCTTTACCACTACCGGCGCTACCATCTTTGGCGGCGGTGGCAATATGGCCATCAGCGCCATGCCCCGCGCCCACATGCTGTGGCGCAGCCTGGCGCACTGGATGGGCGGCATGGGCATTATCGTGCTCACGCTGGCCATCCTGCCCATTTTGGGCGTCGGCGGCATGCAGCTCTTCAAGGCAGAAGTACCCGGCCCCTCGGCCGACAAGCTAACGCCACGCATTCGCGAGACCGCTCGCAAGCTGTGGCTCATCTACGTTGCCATCACCGGGGTGCAAATTGCGCTGCTAACCCCGGCCATCGGCCTTTTTGAAGCCGTAAACCACGCGTTTGCCACCATGGCCACGGGCGGTTTCTCCACCCAGGATGCGTCCGTCGCGGGCTTGCAATCGGTGTACGTGGAGTGGGTGATCATCGTGTTTATGTTTTTGGCCGGCATGAACTTCGTGCTCCACTTCCGCCTGCTGCGCGGGAACGTGGGCATCGTGGCAAAGGACACGGAGTTGCGCACCTACGCCGGCATTGTGGGCGGCGCGGCGCTGCTCATCACGGTGGCCACGTGGCGCCCGCTTGCCGATCTGCACGGCGCGGCCTTCGCACCCGTGTACGAGGGCTTCCACGAAGCCGTACGCGTGGCGCTCTTTCAGGTCATCTCGCTCGTAACCACCACCGGCTTTGCCACCGCCGACTACGAGCTGTGGCCGCCGCTTGCCATTGGCGTCGTCTTTCTCCTCTTCTTTGTGGGCGGCATGGCCGGGTCAACCGGCGGCGGCGTGAAGGTCATCCGGCACGTCTTGCTCTACAAAAACTCGTTCAAGGACCTCAGGCAGCTCGTGCACCCGCAGGCCATCTTGCCGGTGCGCCTCAACGGATCGGTGGTGCCCGACGACGTGATGCGCAACGTCCTTTCGTTCATGGTGTGCTACGCCGGGCTCATTGCCGTGGGCACGTTCTTGCTCTTCTGCACCGGCGTAGACCTGCTGACCGCCATCGGCGGCGTGCTCTCGTGCCTTGGCAACATCGGCCCCGGGTTTGGCACCTTGGGCCCCACCGAAAACTACGCCCACCTCTCGATGTTTGCCAAATGGGTGCTGTCATTTCTCATGCTGGCCGGGCGCCTGGAACTGTTTACCGTACTCGTGCTCTTTGCCCCCACCTTTTGGCGTCCGTAG
- the rpsF gene encoding 30S ribosomal protein S6: MAQRKNQYEFTYVISGVVKQDQVDGIIRNTNQFVEEHGGEILEVDEWGSQRLAYEIDRKRSGYYVNMYFKAPGTLIQQLERQMEINDDVLRYLTLRMDAKMIRHYEKQASRRAVASDDA; this comes from the coding sequence ATGGCTCAACGCAAAAACCAGTACGAATTCACTTACGTCATCAGCGGCGTGGTGAAGCAAGACCAGGTCGACGGCATCATCCGCAACACCAATCAGTTTGTGGAAGAGCACGGCGGCGAGATTCTTGAGGTCGACGAGTGGGGCAGCCAGCGCCTCGCGTATGAGATTGACCGCAAGCGCAGCGGCTACTACGTGAACATGTACTTCAAGGCCCCCGGCACGCTGATTCAACAGCTGGAGCGCCAGATGGAGATCAACGACGACGTGCTGCGCTACCTCACGCTGCGCATGGATGCGAAGATGATTCGCCACTACGAGAAGCAAGCCTCGCGCCGCGCCGTGGCCTCCGACGACGCGTAA
- the rplI gene encoding 50S ribosomal protein L9, with product MKVILKDNVDHLGNAGEIHEVADGYGRNYLIPQGLARIATDGMIKQVREEERQAARKLAAKKEDAEALKEELESMQVVFTAKTGEDNRIFGTVTTQQIAVELANRGFDIDRRDISLDEDIRRVGNYTAYIQVHSDVEARLSLQVIPESGGDF from the coding sequence ATGAAAGTCATTCTGAAGGACAACGTTGATCACCTCGGCAACGCCGGGGAAATTCACGAAGTGGCCGACGGCTACGGCCGTAACTACCTCATCCCGCAGGGCCTCGCGCGCATTGCCACCGACGGCATGATTAAGCAAGTGCGCGAAGAAGAGCGTCAGGCGGCGCGTAAGCTTGCCGCCAAAAAGGAAGACGCCGAAGCCCTTAAAGAGGAGCTGGAGAGCATGCAGGTCGTCTTTACGGCAAAAACGGGCGAAGACAACCGCATCTTTGGCACCGTTACCACCCAACAGATTGCGGTGGAGCTGGCCAACCGCGGCTTCGATATTGACCGCCGCGACATCAGCCTCGACGAAGACATTCGCCGCGTGGGCAACTACACGGCGTACATTCAGGTGCACTCCGACGTCGAAGCCCGCTTGAGCTTGCAGGTCATCCCCGAATCGGGCGGTGATTTTTAG
- a CDS encoding MBL fold metallo-hydrolase, with protein sequence MPALHLLGTGASISDAHRTTTMLALSDATAGATLLVDCGGDVYQRWMATVPDAHINDLAALLITHAHPDHTSGFPLFMEKAWLAERTAPVPVCGIEHALAQVQRTWTAFDAITDAWDVPPIDWRTIDAARDAVVWDTPPWHVTAAPVAHGSTPNVGFRFEHLPTGHVVAYSSDTTPCDGVRHLARDAHVLVHEANGNAPEVHSTAAEAAQVAATADVDHLLLVHLPPGDKRAALQEARAHFPNTDLGTEGGTYAW encoded by the coding sequence ATGCCCGCCCTTCACCTGCTCGGAACGGGCGCATCCATCAGCGATGCCCACCGGACCACCACCATGCTTGCCCTCTCGGACGCCACGGCCGGCGCAACGCTGTTGGTAGACTGCGGCGGCGATGTGTACCAGCGGTGGATGGCCACCGTCCCCGACGCCCACATCAACGACCTTGCCGCGCTGCTCATCACCCACGCGCACCCCGACCATACGAGCGGCTTTCCGCTGTTTATGGAAAAGGCCTGGCTGGCAGAGCGTACCGCGCCGGTGCCCGTATGCGGCATCGAACACGCCCTGGCGCAGGTCCAACGCACATGGACGGCCTTCGACGCCATCACCGACGCGTGGGACGTCCCACCAATTGACTGGCGCACGATAGACGCGGCCCGCGATGCCGTGGTGTGGGACACGCCCCCCTGGCACGTGACGGCCGCCCCGGTGGCCCACGGCAGCACTCCCAACGTGGGCTTTCGGTTCGAGCACCTTCCCACGGGGCACGTGGTGGCGTACTCATCGGACACGACGCCGTGCGATGGCGTGCGTCACCTGGCGCGCGATGCGCACGTGTTGGTGCATGAGGCCAATGGCAACGCGCCGGAGGTGCACTCCACCGCAGCAGAGGCTGCACAGGTTGCCGCTACGGCAGACGTCGACCACCTGCTCCTTGTGCACTTGCCCCCGGGGGATAAGCGGGCGGCGCTGCAGGAGGCCCGCGCCCACTTTCCGAATACCGACCTGGGCACCGAGGGCGGCACCTACGCTTGGTAA
- a CDS encoding endonuclease MutS2, whose translation MKTYPAGLEEKLGFDVLRQRLLARAKSDLGRERIEKMAPARTMSFLEDELTRVAELQDAFRYDAAVPLHHVHDLRPILKRAAPEQAYVDPEELHQVRLVLRTLRDLQRYFGDRASDYPQLAHAVARVDPLDDVRAHIRSILTDEGRLRDDASPELQHIRRQIQQREADLRAALDRELRKAVGQGYATEEQPTLRAGRMVIPIRAEAKRKVEGFVHDTSATGQTVYIEPAACLSLNNEVRELRSDERREIERILREATGRLRAARAAMDDNLKALAQFDLLQAKAGLANRLEAVVPQLNTTGRIDLHEARNPVLQLHFAEAHEGNGRDQVVPLTLSLGDDFNTLVITGPNAGGKTVAMKTVGLLSLMLAYGLPVPVAPHSTLPLFGRLMVDIGDEQSIEDDLSTFSSHVGNLKHMLQHADEQALVLIDEAGTGTDPDEGGALAQAVLEELTARGTRTLATTHHGTLKVYAHEAEGVENGSMAFDQATLEPTYQYQEGIPGSSYAFDIASRMGLPASLLDRARALAGEQKTAMEDLITTFEERTQALERELAEARKTRRAAEKEQQRYEDKWRAVQKEREDYRQQALEEAERIVKNANARIEQTIREIKEAEAEKAATQKARAALEDFKEDLQDEAEQAADAREPADDTPTASPSEAPSDARSSSPAQPSPAPQTAPAAVAGPIAAGDRVVLDDGDTELEVERVEDDEAVVIMGQMHMRVDLERLTKVGGPKTNETPRSGGYTDDMMRALEASPSIDVRGERAEQGRLRVQHFIDDAIAADLDSVEILHGKGTGALRAAIHEMLTRRPDIASFEIAPIEQGGSGVTIVRLT comes from the coding sequence ATGAAAACCTACCCCGCCGGGCTCGAAGAAAAACTCGGCTTCGATGTGTTGCGTCAGCGCCTGCTTGCGCGTGCCAAGAGCGACTTGGGGCGCGAGCGGATTGAGAAGATGGCGCCTGCCCGCACGATGTCATTTCTGGAAGACGAGCTCACGCGTGTGGCGGAGCTCCAAGATGCGTTCCGCTACGATGCGGCCGTGCCGCTGCATCACGTGCACGACCTTCGGCCAATCCTGAAGCGGGCGGCACCCGAGCAGGCGTACGTAGACCCCGAGGAGCTGCATCAGGTGCGCCTGGTGCTGCGGACGCTGCGCGACCTGCAGCGCTACTTTGGCGATCGGGCGTCGGACTACCCGCAGCTGGCACACGCCGTGGCCCGCGTCGATCCGCTGGATGATGTGCGGGCGCACATCCGCTCCATCCTTACAGACGAGGGGCGGTTGCGTGACGACGCATCGCCGGAGCTGCAGCACATCCGCCGCCAGATTCAGCAGCGCGAGGCCGACCTGCGCGCGGCCCTCGACCGCGAGCTGCGCAAGGCCGTGGGGCAAGGCTACGCCACCGAGGAGCAGCCGACGCTGCGGGCGGGGCGCATGGTCATTCCCATTCGGGCCGAGGCGAAGCGCAAGGTGGAAGGCTTCGTGCACGACACCTCCGCCACGGGGCAGACGGTGTACATCGAGCCGGCGGCGTGCCTGTCGCTTAACAACGAGGTGCGCGAGCTGCGGAGCGACGAGCGCCGCGAGATTGAACGCATCTTGCGGGAAGCCACCGGTCGGCTACGTGCGGCGCGCGCGGCGATGGATGATAATCTGAAGGCGCTGGCGCAGTTCGATTTGCTGCAGGCCAAGGCGGGCCTCGCCAATCGGTTGGAAGCGGTGGTGCCGCAGCTTAACACCACCGGGCGTATCGATCTGCACGAGGCGCGCAACCCGGTGCTGCAGCTTCATTTTGCCGAGGCGCACGAGGGCAACGGACGCGATCAGGTCGTTCCGCTGACCTTATCGCTGGGCGACGACTTCAACACGCTGGTCATTACCGGGCCCAACGCCGGCGGCAAAACCGTGGCCATGAAAACGGTGGGGCTGCTGTCGCTGATGCTGGCGTACGGCCTGCCGGTGCCCGTCGCTCCCCACTCCACGTTGCCGCTGTTTGGCCGCCTCATGGTCGACATTGGCGACGAGCAATCCATTGAAGACGACCTGTCGACGTTCAGCTCGCACGTGGGCAACCTGAAGCACATGCTGCAGCACGCCGACGAGCAGGCGCTGGTGCTGATCGACGAAGCCGGCACCGGCACCGATCCGGACGAGGGCGGTGCGCTGGCGCAGGCGGTACTGGAGGAGCTGACGGCTCGTGGCACCCGCACGCTGGCCACCACGCACCACGGTACGCTGAAGGTGTATGCCCACGAGGCCGAGGGGGTGGAAAACGGGTCGATGGCGTTCGACCAGGCGACGCTGGAGCCCACGTATCAGTACCAGGAAGGCATTCCGGGCTCCTCGTACGCCTTCGACATTGCCTCGCGGATGGGCTTGCCGGCGTCGTTGCTCGACCGGGCGCGAGCGCTGGCGGGCGAGCAGAAGACGGCGATGGAGGACCTCATCACCACGTTCGAGGAGCGCACCCAGGCGCTGGAGCGCGAGCTGGCCGAGGCGCGCAAGACCCGGCGGGCCGCCGAAAAGGAGCAGCAGCGCTACGAGGACAAGTGGCGCGCCGTGCAGAAGGAGCGCGAGGACTACCGCCAGCAGGCGCTGGAGGAGGCCGAGCGCATCGTGAAGAACGCAAACGCGCGGATCGAGCAAACCATCCGTGAGATCAAGGAGGCCGAGGCCGAAAAGGCGGCCACCCAGAAAGCGCGGGCGGCGCTTGAGGACTTCAAGGAGGATCTGCAGGACGAGGCAGAGCAGGCCGCCGACGCCCGCGAACCAGCAGACGATACACCCACAGCGTCGCCTTCCGAGGCCCCTTCCGACGCCCGCTCCTCGTCCCCCGCCCAGCCATCGCCCGCGCCGCAAACCGCACCGGCAGCCGTCGCCGGACCCATTGCCGCCGGCGACCGGGTGGTGCTCGATGACGGCGACACCGAGCTGGAAGTAGAGCGCGTCGAGGACGATGAGGCCGTCGTCATCATGGGGCAGATGCACATGCGCGTCGACCTGGAGCGCCTGACCAAGGTGGGCGGCCCCAAAACCAACGAGACCCCGCGCTCTGGCGGCTACACCGACGATATGATGCGCGCGCTGGAGGCGAGTCCGTCCATTGACGTTCGCGGCGAGCGCGCCGAGCAGGGACGCCTGCGGGTGCAGCACTTCATCGACGATGCGATTGCCGCCGACCTTGACTCCGTCGAAATTCTGCACGGCAAAGGCACCGGCGCGCTGCGCGCGGCCATCCATGAGATGCTGACGCGGCGCCCCGACATCGCGTCGTTCGAGATCGCGCCCATCGAGCAGGGCGGCAGCGGCGTCACCATCGTCCGCCTGACGTAG
- the trkA gene encoding Trk system potassium transporter TrkA gives MRIVVVGAGEVGFDVAQMLATEQHDVAVIDINPEILDRVRQQLDVLTVEGSGTSTRVLDRAGIQAADMLIAVTAIDEVNLIACMMADRMGVETTVARLRSDELKDTDAVLGGEDFGIDLIIHPEESAALEVVQLMERAGATDVLTFGDGRLHLVGIRLDKSSPAVGKTLRAFVKEHPSLAFRVQGIVRGARSILPRGHETLQANDQVFVLVKPDCAADVARAMGKGDVQMRDVMILGGTRTGASIAERLSHSPERRVKLIEPDRERAAALAERLEHVMVLHGDATDVDLLVREGLGEMDAFVAVTNDEESNLVTSLLAKHLGVYKTVGLLSKGAYIPISQAIGLDAAISKKLAVSREVRRYLRGKHVLSVATVHGLDAEILEIVAAEDAPVTRQPLKGLDIPNGVMIAAVGHDQADAEIATGDTRIAPHDRAIVFVLPDKVEAAERLFHHA, from the coding sequence ATGCGAATTGTAGTCGTTGGCGCCGGCGAAGTAGGCTTCGATGTCGCCCAGATGCTGGCCACCGAGCAACACGATGTCGCCGTCATCGACATCAATCCAGAAATTTTAGATCGCGTCCGGCAGCAGCTCGATGTGCTTACGGTGGAAGGAAGCGGCACCTCCACCCGCGTTCTCGACCGGGCCGGCATCCAGGCGGCCGACATGCTCATCGCGGTAACGGCCATCGACGAGGTCAACCTCATTGCCTGCATGATGGCCGACCGCATGGGCGTTGAAACCACCGTGGCCCGCCTCCGGTCTGACGAGCTCAAAGATACCGACGCCGTGTTAGGCGGCGAAGATTTTGGCATCGACCTCATCATCCACCCCGAAGAGAGCGCCGCGCTGGAGGTGGTACAACTGATGGAGCGCGCCGGCGCTACGGATGTGCTTACGTTTGGCGACGGGCGGCTTCACCTGGTCGGCATCCGCCTCGACAAGTCGTCGCCCGCGGTGGGGAAAACGTTGCGGGCGTTCGTCAAAGAGCATCCGTCCCTGGCCTTTCGCGTGCAGGGCATTGTGCGCGGCGCGCGCTCCATTTTGCCGCGTGGCCATGAGACGTTGCAGGCCAACGACCAGGTGTTTGTCCTCGTAAAGCCCGACTGCGCCGCCGACGTAGCCCGCGCCATGGGTAAGGGCGACGTGCAGATGCGCGACGTGATGATCCTTGGCGGAACGCGCACCGGTGCCAGCATTGCCGAGCGGCTCAGCCACAGCCCCGAGCGGCGCGTGAAGCTTATCGAGCCCGACCGCGAGCGAGCCGCGGCCCTCGCCGAGCGCCTGGAGCATGTGATGGTGCTGCACGGCGATGCGACCGACGTCGACCTGCTGGTGCGCGAGGGATTGGGCGAAATGGATGCCTTTGTGGCCGTCACGAACGACGAGGAATCAAACCTCGTCACCAGCCTGCTTGCCAAGCACCTGGGCGTGTACAAAACCGTCGGCCTCCTTTCGAAAGGAGCGTACATCCCCATCAGCCAGGCGATCGGCCTCGACGCCGCCATCAGCAAAAAGCTGGCGGTATCGCGCGAAGTCCGGCGCTACCTGCGCGGCAAGCACGTGCTGAGCGTGGCGACGGTGCACGGCCTGGATGCCGAAATTTTGGAGATCGTGGCCGCCGAGGACGCGCCCGTCACCCGCCAGCCGCTCAAGGGCCTCGACATTCCCAACGGCGTAATGATTGCCGCGGTGGGGCACGACCAAGCAGACGCCGAGATTGCAACCGGCGACACCCGCATCGCGCCGCACGACCGGGCCATCGTCTTCGTTCTTCCCGACAAAGTTGAAGCCGCCGAGCGCCTGTTTCACCATGCGTGA
- a CDS encoding protein-disulfide reductase DsbD family protein has translation MTVSSLLRRWLMAAAVLWVAGLAAPTAQAQLLGSAQQVTWTAEAPPVVAQGDTFTVRLRAQIADGWKMYALDSPPPSRAVNLQWDSLAAGFAPNGPTRQSPPQRGYAPNFKKDVTYFTDTATLRAPMRTTASASTGARSVTGVVEYMVCDPTMCLPPTRTTFNADLRVIPGQAPSADAQASPVTADATTDTAPATPSTDASAPKTTPSTTPPAASSGDAAAPAPSAKAKPAPTTAPEPSLADASGVTAGANGGLWGFLLLAIGAGAAALLTPCVFPMIPLTVSYFTKHTGGRAEAVRMAGWYGVAIIATFTGLGVLMALLVGASGAQSIAANPWVNLFIGSIFVIFALSLLGLFELRLPNRLINYVNSQGEARSGMAGVVFMGLTLTLVSFSCTAPFVGGLLAATAGGAWFYPVVGMAAFSATFATPFIGFALFPHALERLPKSGEWMNVVKVTLGFVELAAALKFLSNADLVWGTNLLSRPLAIALTVVIFFLAGLYLIGKLRLAHHPPPASIGVGRLLMAVGFFGTALYLLPGLLGAPLGAADAYLPPRQASDVSLLASTSTATSAPSHAERWHTDAPKDAFEQARAAGEPLFIDFTGYTCTNCRAMEANVFPKPAVARQFDAHYTLLRLYTDGDEGPRFQRMQLRMTGTTALPTYAVVDPFSRTVLAQHSGTASVDAFADFLAQGRAAFAAQQPLAQR, from the coding sequence ATGACGGTTTCTTCTCTGCTTCGCCGCTGGTTGATGGCTGCTGCCGTGCTGTGGGTCGCGGGCCTCGCGGCGCCCACGGCCCAGGCGCAGCTCCTTGGCTCGGCCCAACAGGTGACCTGGACGGCCGAGGCGCCGCCGGTTGTCGCCCAGGGCGATACGTTCACGGTGCGCCTGCGCGCCCAAATCGCCGACGGCTGGAAGATGTACGCGCTCGACTCGCCACCGCCCAGCCGCGCCGTCAACCTTCAATGGGATTCCCTGGCTGCGGGCTTCGCGCCCAACGGCCCCACCCGGCAATCGCCCCCGCAGCGAGGGTACGCCCCGAATTTCAAAAAGGACGTCACCTACTTTACCGATACGGCCACGCTGCGCGCGCCGATGCGGACGACCGCTAGCGCCTCCACCGGCGCACGCTCGGTGACCGGCGTTGTGGAGTACATGGTGTGCGACCCCACCATGTGCCTCCCGCCTACCCGCACCACGTTTAACGCTGACTTGCGCGTGATTCCGGGACAAGCCCCATCGGCCGATGCACAGGCATCGCCGGTTACGGCAGACGCCACGACAGACACTGCCCCCGCTACTCCATCAACCGACGCATCGGCCCCTAAGACGACCCCAAGCACGACGCCGCCCGCTGCATCGTCGGGAGACGCTGCCGCGCCTGCTCCTTCCGCGAAGGCAAAGCCGGCGCCCACAACGGCCCCCGAACCGTCGCTCGCGGATGCTTCCGGCGTTACCGCGGGGGCCAACGGCGGCCTGTGGGGGTTTCTGCTGCTGGCCATTGGCGCCGGAGCGGCCGCCCTGCTCACGCCGTGCGTCTTTCCCATGATTCCGCTCACGGTGTCTTACTTCACCAAACACACCGGCGGCCGGGCCGAAGCGGTGCGCATGGCGGGGTGGTACGGCGTGGCCATCATCGCCACGTTTACCGGACTGGGCGTGCTCATGGCGCTGCTTGTGGGGGCCTCGGGGGCCCAATCCATTGCGGCGAATCCGTGGGTCAACCTGTTCATTGGCAGCATCTTCGTGATCTTTGCGCTGTCGCTGCTGGGCCTCTTTGAGCTGCGCCTGCCCAACCGCCTCATCAACTACGTCAACAGCCAGGGCGAGGCCCGCTCGGGCATGGCGGGCGTAGTATTCATGGGCCTCACGCTCACGCTCGTTTCGTTCTCCTGCACCGCACCGTTCGTGGGCGGGCTGCTGGCGGCCACCGCGGGCGGCGCGTGGTTCTATCCCGTCGTGGGCATGGCCGCTTTTAGCGCAACGTTTGCCACGCCGTTCATCGGATTTGCGCTGTTCCCGCATGCGCTGGAGCGGCTTCCCAAATCGGGCGAGTGGATGAACGTGGTGAAGGTGACGCTAGGCTTTGTGGAACTCGCCGCGGCGCTCAAGTTCTTGTCGAACGCCGACCTCGTGTGGGGCACCAACCTCCTCTCGCGCCCGCTGGCGATTGCGCTCACGGTGGTCATCTTCTTCCTGGCCGGCCTGTACCTCATCGGCAAACTGCGCCTTGCGCACCATCCGCCACCCGCATCGATTGGGGTGGGCCGCCTCCTCATGGCCGTGGGCTTCTTCGGAACGGCCTTGTACCTGCTGCCCGGCCTCCTGGGCGCGCCCCTGGGGGCGGCCGACGCCTACCTGCCGCCCCGCCAGGCCTCCGACGTGAGTCTGCTGGCGAGCACCTCAACGGCTACGTCGGCCCCCTCGCACGCCGAGCGCTGGCACACCGATGCCCCGAAGGACGCGTTCGAACAGGCGCGGGCTGCGGGCGAGCCGCTGTTCATCGACTTTACCGGATACACCTGCACCAACTGCCGGGCAATGGAGGCCAATGTCTTTCCCAAACCGGCCGTGGCGCGCCAGTTTGACGCGCACTACACGCTGCTGCGGCTGTACACCGACGGCGACGAGGGCCCGCGCTTCCAGCGGATGCAGTTACGCATGACCGGCACCACGGCGCTTCCCACGTATGCCGTCGTGGATCCCTTCAGCCGCACCGTGTTGGCGCAGCACAGCGGCACGGCCTCCGTTGACGCCTTTGCCGACTTCCTGGCGCAAGGCCGCGCGGCTTTTGCCGCCCAGCAGCCCCTCGCGCAGCGCTAA
- the rpsR gene encoding 30S ribosomal protein S18, giving the protein MADQNDLEYDQIEYIDYKDAEYLEQFVNKQGKILPRRVTGLPARLQRQVTRAIKRARHLALLSFVEDNVR; this is encoded by the coding sequence ATGGCTGACCAAAACGACCTCGAGTACGACCAGATTGAGTACATCGACTACAAAGACGCCGAGTACCTGGAGCAATTTGTGAACAAGCAAGGCAAGATCCTGCCGCGCCGCGTAACCGGCCTGCCGGCCCGCCTACAACGCCAAGTGACGCGTGCCATCAAGCGCGCCCGTCACCTCGCCCTCTTGTCCTTCGTGGAAGACAACGTGCGCTAA